A window of Bacillus toyonensis BCT-7112 genomic DNA:
TTAATTTAGCAACCATCGAATCATAGAAAGGTGGGATTGAATATCCCGGATATACAGCTGAATCGACGCGAATACCAAATCCGCCTGGTGGTAAGTACATTTCTACTTTACCTGGAGATGGCATAAATTTTTTGGCAGGGTTTTCCGCATTAATTCGGCATTCAATTGCCCAACCATTAAATTGTACTTCTTCTTGCTGTAACGATAACTTTTCTCCAGAAGCAACAAGAATTTGCTCTTTAATTAAGTCCATTCCTGTCACCATTTCAGTAACCGGATGCTCAACTTGAATTCTCGTATTCATCTCCATGAAATAAAAGCTTTTCGTTTTATATTCATAAATAAACTCAACCGTACCAGCACCTGTATAATCAACCGCTACCGCCGCTTTAACTGCCGCTTCCCCCATCTGCTTGCGAACATTTTCATCAAGTGCAGGTGATGGACTTTCTTCTAATAGTTTCTGCAAACGGCGCTGAATTGTACAATCACGCTCTCCTAAATGAATGGCATTTCCGTGTGTATCTGCCATTATTTGAATCTCAACATGGCGGAAATCTTCAACGTACTTTTCTAAGTATACACCAGGGTTCCCAAAAGCGGTACTAGCTTCTTGCTGTGTAATTTGAATTCCTTTTACAAGCTCTTCTTCATGACGTGCAACACGAATACCTTTTCCGCCGCCACCTGCAGTCGCTTTAATAATAACTGGATATCCAATTTGATTTGCAAGCTCGATCGCTTCCTCGGTATTTTTTATAATCCCTTGTGAACCTGGTACAATCGGAACCCCTGCTTTTTCCATTGTATCACGAGCAACGTCTTTTGTGCCCATCTTTGAAATAGCTTCTGGACTTGGACCGATAAAAATTAAGTTACATTCACGGCATAACTCTGCGAAATCTGCATTCTCTGCTAAAAATCCGTATCCCGGATGGATAGCATCGCAGCCCGTTAACTTCGCAACGCTAATAATGTTCGTCAAATTTAAATAACTTTCTTTTGAAACTGTTGGTCCTACACAATACGCCTCATCTGCAATTTGTACGTGAAGTGACTCTTTATCTGCTTCTGAATAAATCGCAACTGTTTCAATATCCATTTCTTTACAAGCACGAATAATTCGTACAGCAATTTCCCCACGATTGGCTATTAATACTTTTTTTATCATCACAAAGACTCCCTTATTACGCTTTCACAAGAAATAGCGGTTGTCCATACTCAACAAGCTGTCCGTTATTAACAAGAATCTCAACAATTTCGCCCTCTACATCAGCGTCAATTTCGTTAAATAACTTCATAGCCTCGACAATACATACGATAGAATCTTTCGATACCCTGTCTCCAACACTTACATATGGAGGTGTATCAGGTGAAGATGAAGAATAGAATGTACCTACCATTGGTGAGGTAATCTTATGTAGGTTTTCATCTTGAACAGCTTTCTTCTCTTCTTGTTTTGGTGCTTCTACTTGCGCTGCCGCTACTGCTGTTTCAACTTCAACAGATGCTACTGGTTGCATAGCTTGTTTCGCTACAGGTGCTTGCATCGCAACAACTTCATTACCACGCTTTTTCATTTTGATTGTTGTACCGTCTTTTTTGTATTCAAATTCATCAATATTAGAGCTATCAATTAATTTAATTAATTCACGAACTTCTTGAATTTTAAACATGTAAAATCCACTCCCATACTCTTGTTTGTCCCGTTTTTACAGATTCTCATCACTAACACTAGATTGACTGTAAAAATACGATGTATTCTATTAGAAAATTTATTTTATTTACTAATAGAAATATTTACTATTTCCATCTTACGATAAATTTTTTAAACATTCCAATTTATATTTCTTTATAATAAATCGAAACTCCTGTAAAAATATTATTCCAATAAAAAATTTATTACCTAGTAATAATACCAAGTTTCACACGAAATTGGCAAGACCACTTCCTAAAAAACATTCCTTACCTTTTCAAAATGCTACACAGTAAACATATAATTGCCGCTCCACTCTTCACCACATCTATGGTTCATAACATATTTTTACCAAATATTATTTTTTTGTTTACACGCCGTTCATCATTCCTTCATATAAGAATAGTATGTTCAAAGTGTAGAAAATATATTGTATCGAGGTGTGGACATATGATATGGCTCATGCTCTTCTTACCTGCCGTAATGGTTTGGGCATTCGTTCTCTTCATCCACGTCAAATCTGGAAAAAGTAATCATCATCACCATGAACCGCTAATTTTTTATTCACAACGTATTTCTCCATTCCGAGTTGAACATAGTAAAAACACATACAAAGACGAAATAGAAAAAAGCTATCGAAAGTGACAGCTTTTTTCTATTATTATTTTTATCTAATTATTTTGAAGTACTCTATGTTCTTATTTACAAACAATGCGATTAGTAAAAATTAATAATCCGTGGGGGAAATCCCCCACGGATTAAAATTCTACTTATTTTGCTGATGGATCAAATTTCACACCTACATCTTTAGAACCGCCTTCACTTCTTACAAGCTGTATAATTTTATTCGCTTCTTTTTGTGAATGTTTCGCTGCCTTCACTGTTACTCTAATGTCAGTTCCATCAGCTCTTACAAGGGCATCTTTATATCCTCCTTGAGCTTTAATAACTGTTTCAAGTAAACCTTCTTTTGTTTCCATTGTAGCGATTGCATCCATACCATCTTTCGCCTTACTTCTTTCTTCAGCAGTAGCGTTAGAAGACTTTATTACATTTTGTAATTTTTCTCTTTCAGCACTACGCTTATCTTCCATTTGCATACGTAAAGCTGTGAAATTCTCATCACTCGATTGAACTGATACATTCCCCTCTTTTTTACTTGTTTCTTTTTTAGCATTTTCTTTTTTATCTGTCTCTTTATTTGTTGTCTCTTTATTTGGTGTTTCCTTGCTTGGAGTTTCTTTTGTTGTTTCTTTATTTGGCGTTTCGTTTGTTACTGCTTTGTCAGTACCTTGTTTTTCTTGTCCAATCTTTTCACCTGTTGCCGGCGATGCTGTATTCATTTTGTCAGGAGTTGTTACGTAATACACAGATAGTACAACAACTAAACTTAACATTGTTAATAGCCAAACCGTTTGTTTTTTTAACACTTTATTTCCTCCCTATCAATTTTTCGGTGAAACTGAAACACGATGGGCTGGTACATCTAGCAGCCTTATCACAGCTTCTTTTACCATTGCTTTAACTTGTATATTATCCACTCCTTTTGCTACGACGAGAACACCTCGTACTTTCGGTTTCTCTGTCCGTAAAACAACGGGAGTTTCTTTATCACCTTCACGTATAATGACAGTCTTTTCATCAAGAGACTCGTCCTCTACTTCCCTCTTACCGCCTGTTTTATCTGTTTCACCTGTTGTTTGTGAGCGTTTCACTGTATTTTTTTCTAAAATTTTTTCTTCAGATGAATCTAAATTCACCTTAATCGTTACGTCTTTTACTCCTGCTATTTCTTCTAAAGCAGCTTTTAATTCTTGTTCATACGCTTTTTCATATTTTTCTACATTTGACATACTATCATTACTTTTTTGTCCGAAAGTTGGTACGTCTTTTTCTTGGTTTTGAGTTTTTTGTTCTTTAAATACAGGTACTTCTTCTTTTTTACTTGAAAAGAGACTACTAGAAAACATAAGCAAAATTCCAAGTATGAGTAGGACAAGTAAAAACTTAGGTGTTACCTTTTTCCCCTTCTCGTTGCTTTCTTTTTGATCCCCATTCAATAAGTTTCGAAAAAATGAGAACTTCGAATTTTTATCTTTATTTTCCATTTACTCTACCTGTCCTCCCTTCCGTTTGAACTTGGATTTGTTTATTCTCTAGTTGCCACCTGCTTGAAAAGAAATCTTTCATTTCTACATTCGTTTCTTCTACCTTTTTTGGAGGTTCATTCGTATTAATTTCAATTGGCTTTACTGTTTCAATTGCGTCATTTTTACTGCGTTCTTTTTCTTTCAACGTCACAACAACAGATTGAATATCTTTGGCTGACTTTACTTCTTCTACCCTTTCCGTTGCGACTATTTGTATTTCAGAGACTGTCATACCATACTTTTTCTCAAACTCTTTTCCTACTTCTTTTTTCATTTTGGTAGCCATCTCTTCTAAACTATATGCACGTGTTAGAGCTTGTATTTCTTTTTTCTTCGAATCTATTGAATTTTTTACAGATCCCTCTGCTACATACTTTTCTTCATTAAAATTTGCGATTACTTCATTTACATCTGTTTGCAACAGTTTAAAAAGAGGTGTTAAAATTAATACAACTAATAGTAGACTTACGACGAATTTAACGTATTTTTGCAAATTCGAGTTTGGAAGAATAAGATGAAGCATTGTCGCTAAGAGTAAAAAAACGATAATATTTCTAATCCACTCTGTAACAAATTGCATACTCTTCACCTCCTATCGCATCATAAGCGTAATGTTCCCCGCAGCAATAATAATTGTGATACTTAAAAAGAACATAAATGATACGATAGCTAAGCAAGCAAACACGTAAATGATGCTTCGTCCAATGATATCTAAACATTGAATAATTGCTCCTCCGCCAACTGGTTGCAATACTGCTGCTGCGAATTTATAAATAAACGCGATACAAAAAATTTGAATCGCTGGAAAAGCGACAATTAAACATAAAATAACGAGCCCTATAATTCCGACTGTATTTTTTAATAACCCCGACGCACTAATAACAGTATCCGCTGCCTCTGTAAACATCCTTCCAACTACAGGAATAAAGTTCCCTGTTACAAATTTAGCAGTTTTCACAGCTATCCCATCAGCAACCGCTGTCGCTGTTCCTTGTACAGATAATACTCCTAAAAAAATCGTTAAAAAGATCCCGATAATCCCAACGCTAACGTTTTGCAGAAGCTTAGACAATTTCGTAACTTTATATTGATCACTCATCGTACTTACAATACTTAATATCGTTGCAAGTAATAAAAGTGGTAGAACGATGTAATTCATAAGAAGCCCACTCGTATTCATTAAGAAAATGATAATCGGATGAAAAAACGATACAGATACAACACCGCCTCCAGTTGCTATGAGTGCAAGCAAGATTGGTAATAGCGCTAATATGAAATCTACCATTGTTTGTATCGTTTCTCTTGCATATGTCATAACCACATAAAAACTATTTAAAGCAAAAATAATAAGCACCATATATACAACTGCATCGGCAATTTTACTTACACTACTCTTTGAAAAGGCAGATTGCAGTGATTGCAACAATGCACTAAAAATTGTGAGCATAATGAGTGTTCCAAGTAGCTTTCCATTTGCAGCAAGCTCGTGAAACAAATATTTTAATAAACCTAGCATCCATTCTTTTATAGAGAATTCTTTTTCTCCCTTTACAAACTCCATAAAGCTTCCTTTTTGACTCTCTGGTAAATAACCTCCATATTTTGTAACAAGCCCGTCCCAAAATTGCTTCACATCTTCAATTCCGAGCTTATCCAATTGTTGATCAACGACGTTTGTTTCTACAGGAGAAGCTTGTACAACAACCGGTAAAGAAAAGAAAAGGAAGCAAGCAAATAGCAGCTTAGCTCCAAACTTCCTCAACATTCACTCCCCCTTATCCCGTCGGTAAAAATCCGAGAATAGTTTCAATTACGACTGTCAAAATAGGAATTGCCATAACGAGAATTAAGATTTTACCAGCTAGTTCAATTTTCGAAGCGATTGCACCTTGCCCAGCATCTTTTGTAATTTGCGCTCCAAACTCAGCGATATAAGCAATCCCAATAATTTTCAGTAACGTTTCTACATAGACGTTGCTAACTTTCGCTTCACTCGCTACTCTCTCAATCATTTGTAAAATAGAGTGAATTTGATCGATTAAAATAAGAAACATTACGCTACCTACAAAAACAATAAATAACGATGTAATGCTAGATTTATGCTGATTCAAAACAGCTGCTAAAAACGTAGCAACGAGGCCTAATCCGACAATTTGTATAATTTCGATTCGAACCGCCTCCTTTACTGGAAGAGAAAGACACTTTTAATCTTGTCGAACAACGTATTAATTAAAAATGCAACATGGAATAGAATGACGACAAAACCGACAAGGATAACCCAATTTGCAATATCCTCTCGTTTTAATTCTTTTAATACGGTATGAATGAAAGCTAAAACAATGCCGATTCCGGCGATTTGAAATATTAATCCAACATCAATGGACATCGCCTTTCTCCCTCCTATAGCAGTAAAATTACGATAAGTAGCCCCGCTAGTACCCCTAAGCTCTTAATCATTTTTTCATATTGCAGTTGTAACGCTTTCGCTTCTTCTTCCTCTCTCTCTAAATGTGTAATACATAATCGAATATGTTTTTGTTGTGATTCACGATCATGTTGTCCAAGTGTTTCACC
This region includes:
- the spoIIIAF gene encoding stage III sporulation protein AF, which encodes MQFVTEWIRNIIVFLLLATMLHLILPNSNLQKYVKFVVSLLLVVLILTPLFKLLQTDVNEVIANFNEEKYVAEGSVKNSIDSKKKEIQALTRAYSLEEMATKMKKEVGKEFEKKYGMTVSEIQIVATERVEEVKSAKDIQSVVVTLKEKERSKNDAIETVKPIEINTNEPPKKVEETNVEMKDFFSSRWQLENKQIQVQTEGRTGRVNGK
- the spoIIIAE gene encoding stage III sporulation protein AE is translated as MLRKFGAKLLFACFLFFSLPVVVQASPVETNVVDQQLDKLGIEDVKQFWDGLVTKYGGYLPESQKGSFMEFVKGEKEFSIKEWMLGLLKYLFHELAANGKLLGTLIMLTIFSALLQSLQSAFSKSSVSKIADAVVYMVLIIFALNSFYVVMTYARETIQTMVDFILALLPILLALIATGGGVVSVSFFHPIIIFLMNTSGLLMNYIVLPLLLLATILSIVSTMSDQYKVTKLSKLLQNVSVGIIGIFLTIFLGVLSVQGTATAVADGIAVKTAKFVTGNFIPVVGRMFTEAADTVISASGLLKNTVGIIGLVILCLIVAFPAIQIFCIAFIYKFAAAVLQPVGGGAIIQCLDIIGRSIIYVFACLAIVSFMFFLSITIIIAAGNITLMMR
- the spoIIIAG gene encoding stage III sporulation protein AG, encoding MENKDKNSKFSFFRNLLNGDQKESNEKGKKVTPKFLLVLLILGILLMFSSSLFSSKKEEVPVFKEQKTQNQEKDVPTFGQKSNDSMSNVEKYEKAYEQELKAALEEIAGVKDVTIKVNLDSSEEKILEKNTVKRSQTTGETDKTGGKREVEDESLDEKTVIIREGDKETPVVLRTEKPKVRGVLVVAKGVDNIQVKAMVKEAVIRLLDVPAHRVSVSPKN
- the spoIIIAD gene encoding stage III sporulation protein AD, with the translated sequence MQIVGLGLVATFLAAVLNQHKSSITSLFIVFVGSVMFLILIDQIHSILQMIERVASEAKVSNVYVETLLKIIGIAYIAEFGAQITKDAGQGAIASKIELAGKILILVMAIPILTVVIETILGFLPTG
- the accB gene encoding acetyl-CoA carboxylase biotin carboxyl carrier protein, translated to MFKIQEVRELIKLIDSSNIDEFEYKKDGTTIKMKKRGNEVVAMQAPVAKQAMQPVASVEVETAVAAAQVEAPKQEEKKAVQDENLHKITSPMVGTFYSSSSPDTPPYVSVGDRVSKDSIVCIVEAMKLFNEIDADVEGEIVEILVNNGQLVEYGQPLFLVKA
- the spoIIIAC gene encoding stage III sporulation protein AC → MSIDVGLIFQIAGIGIVLAFIHTVLKELKREDIANWVILVGFVVILFHVAFLINTLFDKIKSVFLFQ
- the accC gene encoding acetyl-CoA carboxylase biotin carboxylase subunit; translated protein: MIKKVLIANRGEIAVRIIRACKEMDIETVAIYSEADKESLHVQIADEAYCVGPTVSKESYLNLTNIISVAKLTGCDAIHPGYGFLAENADFAELCRECNLIFIGPSPEAISKMGTKDVARDTMEKAGVPIVPGSQGIIKNTEEAIELANQIGYPVIIKATAGGGGKGIRVARHEEELVKGIQITQQEASTAFGNPGVYLEKYVEDFRHVEIQIMADTHGNAIHLGERDCTIQRRLQKLLEESPSPALDENVRKQMGEAAVKAAVAVDYTGAGTVEFIYEYKTKSFYFMEMNTRIQVEHPVTEMVTGMDLIKEQILVASGEKLSLQQEEVQFNGWAIECRINAENPAKKFMPSPGKVEMYLPPGGFGIRVDSAVYPGYSIPPFYDSMVAKLIVHGKTREEAIAKMKRALSEFVIEGVHTTIPFHLQLLDHPDFVKGEFNTKFLEEHELVTQ
- a CDS encoding SpoIIIAH-like family protein; amino-acid sequence: MLKKQTVWLLTMLSLVVVLSVYYVTTPDKMNTASPATGEKIGQEKQGTDKAVTNETPNKETTKETPSKETPNKETTNKETDKKENAKKETSKKEGNVSVQSSDENFTALRMQMEDKRSAEREKLQNVIKSSNATAEERSKAKDGMDAIATMETKEGLLETVIKAQGGYKDALVRADGTDIRVTVKAAKHSQKEANKIIQLVRSEGGSKDVGVKFDPSAK